A window of Nocardiopsis sp. Huas11 genomic DNA:
CGGCGACGGTGTCGGCCCCGACCAGGGCGGCGGCGTCCGCGGCGTCGGTGAAGGAGCCCAGGACCGGACAGCCCTCCACCTCGTCGGGGCCGCGTCCCTCGACGGCCTCGCTCTCGGGCAGGCACACGCCCACGACCCGCATGCCGTGGTAGATCTCGCCCCGGAAGCGCCGGATGAGGTCGCGGGCGGCCACTCGGTAGCCGACGACCACGACCCCGCTCATGCACTCGCCCGAGCGCCGCCGCCGGTGCAGGGCCTTGCGGCGCGCGTAGCGCAGGGCCAGGCTCACCAGCACGATGAGCGGCAGGGCGACCAGGGCGTAGCCCCGGGCCAGGTCGAACTTGACGGCGTAGGCGCCGATGGCGACGGCGGCGGCGAGCAGGGCGCCGGAGACGGCGACCCTCCGGTACTCCTCGGTCCCCACACCGAGGAAGCGCCGCGCGTAGCCGCCGCCGAGGTAGACGAAGACCACCCAGGCCAGGGGCAGCAGCAGCGAGAGATGGAAGTAGGGGGTCGTGGTCGCCGCACCCAGGGAGTCGTGGAAACGGACCGCGGTGCCGCCCGCCGTCGCGGCGAGCGCCGCGGTCAGGTCGAGCGCGACCAGGCCGGCCACGTAGGAGCGCGTCCAGCCCCTCGGACGCGCCCGCCGCGCGCCGTCGAAGCCCACGGTGATCGGCGCCGGCTGTTCCCGGGCGGCCTTCACCCCGCTGGTTGTGACCACAGATCCCTCCAGGAGAACTGACGATGACGGATGACTCACTGTGCGTGACCACCCTCGGCATGGCAGGAGTCGACGCGGAGGGCGGGAGCGGGACGCCGCCTCGAACACGGAGGGCCGACGCACCGTACAGTAACCAAAAGTAGTGGATAAGTCGCGCACTGTGTCGGCTTGTTGGGCAACCCGCCCCGGTCCCGGCGGACTGTGTCCGGACCGAGACCGGGTCGTCACCGTCAGTCGTACTCGGGGGCCATGGCCGACGCCAGGCGCAGGTGGGGCGCGGCCCGCTCCCCCTCGCCGCGCCGCCGGAGCACACTGCCCATCAGCCGGTGGGCGTAGGCGTCGCCGGGCTCCTGGGCCAGCAGGTCCGCCAGCGTGCGCTCGGCCCGGCCGAGCTGGGCGGAGCGCGCGTAACAGCGCGCGGCCAGGCGCAGGACGTTGCGGTCCGCGGAGTGCTCCTCCAGGAGGGGTGCGAGCAGGGTGAGCGCGCCGAGCGGGTCGGCGGCGCCCAACAGCGACTCCGCCAGCCGCAGGCGCTCGACCTCCTCGGGCATCCGGGCCGGCCCGCGCTCGGCCGCCCTGGCCGCCTCGGCGGCGAACTCCAGTACGGCCTCGCCCTCCTGGGCGCCCGCCAGCGCGCGGCCGCCCACGGTGAAGGTCGGGGACGTGCGCACGCCGATCGCCCGGCCCCGCAGCAGGAGCTCGCGGACCTCCCGCTCCCCCGCGTCCCCGCTCAACAGGGGGCCGCCCTCGGGGAACCCCGCCTCACGGGCGACACGGTCGAGCACCGCCGCACTGCCGATGTCCTCGGCCGCCACGAAGTGGGCGTGCAGGACGCCCTCGACCACGGCGTCCTGGAGCCGGGGGCCTCCCTCGCGCAGGGCGAGGGCGATCAGGCGGTGCGCCTGCCCGCTGCTCACCCGCCAGCCCGCGCCCCACCGGGGCCCGAGCCCCTCGGCCGCGGCCAGCTCGGCGACCCGCGTGCGGTTCTGCTCGGTCGTCAGGTGCGGGGCGCAGGCGCGCAGCTCGGCGTCCACCCAGGGGTCGCGCAGCAGCTCGTCCAGGGGCTCGGCCCCGGCCGGCGCCGTCGGATCGATCCGGAAGGGGCGCCACACGACCTCGACGTCCTCGCCCTCCCAGGCGGCCAGCCCCCGTTCGAGCCGCCGCTTGCCGATATAGGCCCAGGGGCAGACCACGTCCGCCCAGATCTCGATCCTCATGCCGTCAAACTAAACAACAACCGTTGTTTAGTCAACAGGTGTCGTTTAGTTTGGGTACACTGGGGCCGTGAACCCCGACGATCCCCGCGCCCAACGCACCAGGGACCGGCTGCGCGCGGCACTGAGATCCCTGGCCGCCGAGCACGAGCTCCGTTCGCTCACCATCGCCGCCGTCGCCCGGGAGGCGGGCGTGAACCGGGCGACCGTGTACCAGCACTACGGCGACCTGGACGCCCTGGTGGCCGACACCATGGAGAGCGCCGCCGAGCACGTGGCGCGCTGCGCCGACCACTGCCCGCTCGACCTGCCCTCCGCCCGCCCGCGCCCGGGAGAGGCCCCGGAGGGGACGGCCCCGGCGGACCGGACCCCCGCCCCGCTGGTGGACCTGTTCGAGCACGTGGCCGAACAGGCGGTGCTCTACCGGCGGATGCTCTCGGACCAGGGCAGCGCCCGCTTCGCCCACATGCTCCGCGACCGACTGACCGAGGTGCTGGCCGCCCGCTTCGCCCAGGGCGCGCGTCCGCCCGGGTTCGACGACGTCCCCGCGCGCCTGCACGCCGCCTACCTGGCGGGAGCGCTGGTGGGAGTGGTCTCCGACACGGTGCTCGCAGACGGGGCACCGGAACCGCAGGCCACGGCGGCCGCCACGTGGCGGCTCCTGCGCGGGTGAGGACCGGCCCCGCGCCCGGGCCGGTTCAGGCCGCGGTGTGGAAGATGTTCTGCGCCCGGTCGAGTCCGTCGGTGAGGACCGTGCGCACCGCGTCCGCGGCCCGCTCGACGTTGAGGTCGAGCTCGCCGCGCTCGGTGGAGGAGAAGTCCCTGAGCACGAAGGCGGCCGCGTCCATCCGCCCCGGCGGACGGCCGACGCCGAAGCGCACCCGGACGTAGTCCGGACCGCCCAGGGACGCGGTCAGCGACTTGAGCCCGTTGTGCCCGCCGGACCCGCCCCCGCGCTTGAGCTTGAGCGCGCCGAAGTCGATGTCGAGCTCGTCGTGGACCACCACGATCCGCTCGACGGGGATCTTGTAGAAGGTGCTCAGCGCCGCCGTGGGGCCGCCGGAGAGGTTCATGTACGTGCGCGGCTTGGCCAGCACCACCGGTGTGCCGTCCAGGCGGGTCTCCACGACCTCGGCGCGGGCCTTGTGCGACTTCCAGCGCTCGTTGCCGGCGCGGGCCAGCGCGTCGACCACCATGAAGCCCGCGTTGTGCCGGTTGCCCGCGTACGTGGGGCCGGGGTTGCCCAGCCCGACGACCAGCCACCGCTCGGTCTCAGCCATGTCCTCGTTCTTCCTGACGCCCGACCCGTTCGACCCCCGCAACCAGCTCCACATACGGCCGACCCTATCGGCCACGCGACGAACGCGCGGCCCCCGAGGCGGGGACCGCGCGTTCGCGGTGAAGCTGGTGAGCCCTCCGCCTACTCGGCGGCGGCCTCGGTCTCGGTGGTGCTCTCGGCGCCCTCGGTGGGCTCCTCCTCCACGCGCGGCGCGGAGACGGTGAGCAGCAGCGAATCGGGGTCGGTGACCAGCGTGGTGCCCTCGGGCAGCTTCAGCTCGGAGGCGGTCGGGTTGGCACCGACCTCCAGGCCCTCGACGCTGAACTCCACGCCCTCGGGGATGTGGGTGGCCTCGGCCTCGACGGTCACGGTGACGAGCTCCTGGTTGAGCACACCCGGTGCCTTGACCTCACCGGTCAGGGTCACGTTGATCTCGACCTCGACCTTCTCGCCCTTGGACACGACCAGCAGGTCGACGTGCTCAAGGAAGCCCTTGATGGCGTCGCGCTGCACGCTCTTGGGAAGGGCGAGGTTGTCCTTGTCCAGGCCGTCCAGACGAATCAGGACGTTGGGGGTCTTCAGGGCGAGCATGAGATCGTGGCCCGGCAGGTTCAGGTGGCGGGGCTCGGTGCCGTGGCCGTAGAGGACGGCCGGCACCTTACCCGCGCGGCGAGCGCGACGGGAGGCGCCCTTGCCGAATTCCGTGCGGGGCTCGGCAGCGATACGTACCTCGGACACGACAAAACTCCTCGGGTTCAACCCCGCAGCACGGGGAACACGACTCCAGTAGTACGAACGATTCCCGCCCTCGGCGGGGAAGCGGCGGGGTCACCCCACAAGTAGGGGACGCGACCGCGCTGGTTCCAGGCGTGCCCGGCGAGCCGCCACCGGACCCGTCCGGCCCGGGAACGCTCGTCGCGCACCCCTGCCCGCTTTGCCACACGCAGCCCGTAAGGGCTCCGCCTGGGCACGGGGACACTCGGTCAAGTCTACTGGTTCTGCGGACGACTCCGAACACCCGCGCGCCGCTCCGTGGCAGGACCCTTCCGGGCACCGCCGCGGAGCGGCGCGGGCGCTACTCGAACAGGCTCGTGACCGAGCCGTCCGTGAAGACCTCGGTGATGGCACGGGCGACCAGGGGGGCGATCGACAGCTGCGTGAGCTTCTCGAAGGCCCGCTCCTCGGGGACCGGCAGCGAGTTGGTGATGACCACCTCGGAGATCCGCGAGTTCTGCAGGCGCTCGGCCGCGGGGCCCGACAGCACGCCGTGCGTGGCGGCGACGACGACCTTGGCCGCGCCCTGCTCGAAGAGCGCGTCGGCGGCCTTGACGATGGTGCCGCCGGTGTCGATCATGTCGTCGACGAGCACGCAGACGCGGCCCTCGACCTGACCGACGACCTCGTGCACCTTCACCTGGTTGGCCACGTCCGGGTCACGGCGCTTGTGGATGATCGCCAGGGGCGCGCCCAGGCGGTCGGCCCACTTGTCGGCGGTGCGCACCCGGCCGGCGTCCGGGGAGACGACGGTGATCTCGGACAGGTCGACCCGGCTCGCGATGTGGTCGGCCAGGATCGGCAGCGCGAACAGGTGGTCGACCGGGCCGTCGAAGAAGCCCTGGATCTGGTCCGTGTGCAGGTCGACGGCCATCATCCGGTCGGCGCCCGCGGTGCGGAACAGGTCGGTCATCAGGCGCGCCGAGATGGGCTCGCGCCCGCGGTGCTTCTTGTCCTGGCGGGCGTACCCGAAGAACGGCGTGACCACGGTGATGCGCTTGGCGGAGGCCCGCTTGAGCGCGTCCACCATGATCAGCTGCTCCATGATGGCCTCGTTGATCGGATCCGCGTGGCACTGGATCACGAAGGCGTCGCTGCCGCGCACCGACTCCAGGTAGCGGACGAAGATCTCACCGTTGGCGAAGGTGTCGAACCGCGTGGGGACCACGTCGATCCCCATCTCCTTCGCTACCTCGTCGGCCAGCGCGGGGTGCGTGCGCCCCGAGAAGAGCATCATCTGTTTCTGGCCGGTGGCCTTCATGCCGCTCACGTGTTTCTCCCCCACAGTCACTGCTCGTTGTCGGCTCTGTGCCGCTCGGCCTGCTCCGCCGCCTCCGCGGACGCCGTGCCCGGACGCTTGCGCCGGGTCCAGCCCTCGACGTTGCGCTGGCGGTTCCCCTCGGAGACCGCCAGGGCGCCGGGCGGGACGTCGTCCCGGATCACGGTTCCGGCCCCGGAGTAGGCACCGTCTCCCACGTGGACCGGCGCGACGAAGGTGTTGTCGCTGCCGAGCCGGACGTGGTCGCCGATGACGCTCCGATGCTTGTCGACCCCGTCGTAGTTGACGAACACCGAGGAGCAGCCGATGTTGCTGCCCACACCGATGTCCGCGTCCCCGACGTAGGTCAGGTGCGGAACCTTGGACCCGGCGCCGATGTTCGAGTTCTTGACCTCGACGAAGGCGCCGGCCTTGGCCCGCTCGGCCAGGCGGGTGCCCGGCCGGAGGTAGGTGTAGGGGCCCACGGTGGCCCCGGGGCCGATCTCCGCCCCGTCCGCGGTGGTCTCGCGCACGCGCGCTCCCTCGCCCACCACCGTGTCCTGCAGAGTGGCTCCGGGACCGACGTGGGCGTCCTCGCCGATGACGGTGGCGCCGAGCAGGCGGCTGTTGGGCTCGATCACCGCGTCGCGGCCGATGCGCACCTGGGCGTCCACCCAGGTGCTGGCGGGGTCGACGACCGTGACCCCGGAGCGCATGTGCTCGCGCAGCAGGCGCTCGTTGAGGACGCGCCGGGCCTCGGCCAGCTGGACGCGGTCGTTGACGCCCTGGACCTCTTCCCAGTCCTGGGCGACCCAGGCGCCCACACGGTGGCCGTCGCCCCGCAGGAGCGCGACGGCGTCGGTGATGTACTCCTCGCCCTTGGCGTTGTCCGTGGACAGCCGCTGGACGACGGAGGAGAGCAGGGCGCCGTCGAAGGCGTACATGCCGGAGTTGATCTCGTCGACGCCGCGCTGCTCGGGGGTGGCGTCGGCGTGCTCGACGATCCGGGTGAAGGAGCCGTGTTCGTCGCGGACGATGCGCCCGTAGCCGTGGGGGTCGGGCACGCGGGCGGAGAGCACCGTGACGGCGTTGCCCTCGCTCTCGTGCTCGGCGACCAGGCCCGCGAGGGTCTCGGACCGCAGCAGGGGGGTGTCGCCGCAGGTGAGGATGACGGTCTCGGTGAGCTTCACGCCCTGCGAGGCGAGGTCCTCCACGGCCATGCGCACGGCGTGTCCGGTGCCGTTCTGCTCCTCCTGGACGGCGGTGAGGGCCTCGGGAGCGGCCTGGGCCAGGTGGGCCCGGACCTGCTCACGGGCGTGGCCGACGACGACCACCGAGTAGTGGGGGGACAGGTCGCGGGCGGCGGAGAGCACGTGTCCGAGCATGCTCCGGCCGTTGATCTCGTGGAGGACCTTGGGAAGCTTGGACTTCATTCGGGTGCCCTCGCCCGCCGCGAGGACGATGACGGCAGCCGGGCGGTTCACGCTCACTGAAGGGGACCCCTCGTGATAGCTGGCGATTGCACTGTCGGCTCACCCCTCGGCGGCGCGCCACACGCGGCGCGCAGGCGGCCGTCGGATGATCCAGCGGCCGACATGGGAAGGATACATGCGCGTCACCTGCCGCCCTGCGGGTGTACACGGCCCCGCCGACCGCACGCCCACCGGGGACACGGGACTCGTCACTCCGGTGTGAGATACACCGCCACGCGTCGGCTCATTCGGGACCCAAGGGGGTTGGACGTGCAGGGGTGCGCCCTCCGCGACCCCAGGGTCTATCCGGGCCAAAGCGAGGGACGAGCGGCGGCCCAAAGAAAACACAGGTGTGAGGGGCGCGCCGGTGCCTGCAGGAGGAGTCTCTGCCGCCGGCGAGGGACGAGCCAGGCAGTAGCGACGACGAAGGCCCCGGCGTGAAGCGCCCCGAGCACAAGCTCCCGGACCAGGGCTCGAACCTGGACGATGGGGACCAAAACCCCACATGCTGCCGATTACATCATCCGGGACGGCGGGGCGCTGGTCTTGCGCCCTTTCGAACGCCACCAACATAGCGCCTCCGCGAGGGGGGTTGCCAAACCTACGGCAACGTAGGTTACGGTTACGTAGGAATAGGTTGGGCTGTCGCGACGGGTGAACACACCCCTCGGGGGCCGTCCTGACCCGAGACGACGTTCCTGTGACGCGAGGTGTTGGAGACCATGACCGCAGCTGCTGAGGTGCCGACCACGACCGCCCGCAAACGCGAGGTCATTCCGGAGTACGAACCCGAACCGAGGGGCAAGGCCGAGCGCTACACGGTCTTCGCCTTCGTCTTCATCCCGCTCATCGCGCTGCTGGCGGCGGTCCCGTTCTTCTGGGGCTGGGGCCTGTCGATGACCGACATCGCCATCGGCGTGGTCTTCTACCTGATCAGCGGCCTGGGCATCACGGTCGGCTTCCACCGGCACTTCACCCACGGCTCGTTCAAGGCCAACCGCCCGCTGCGCATCGCGCTGGCGATCGCCGGCAGCATGGCCATCGAGGGCAGCGTCATCAAGTGGGTGGCCGACCACCGCCGCCACCACAAGTACGCCGACGCCGAGGGCGACCCGCACTCGCCGTGGCGCTTCGGCGACGACTGGAAGTCCGTGGCCAAGGGCCTGTACTACGCGCACATGGCGTGGATGTACCTGGACGAGAAGAAGACCTCCCCGCGCCGCTTCACGCCCGACCTGCTCAAGGACAAGGACGTCGTCCTCGTCGACAAGCTCTTCCTGCCGATCGTCCTGTTCTCGCTGGGCGCGCCGGCCCTCATCGGCGGCCTGGTCACCATGTCCTGGTGGGGCGCGCTGACCGCGTTCTTCTGGGCGAGCCTGGTGCGAGTCGCCCTGCTGCACCACGTCACCTGGTCGATCAACTCCATCTGCCACACCATCGGCGAGGAGAACTTCGAGGTCCGTGACCGCTCCCGCAACGTGTGGTGGCTGGCCATCCCGTCCTTCGGCGAGTCCTGGCACAACCTGCACCACGCCGACCCGACCTGCGCCCGCCACGGTGTGTTCAAGGGCCAGATCGACATCTCCGCCCGGGTCATCTGGGCGTTCGAGAAGTTCGGCTGGGCCACCAAGGTCCGCTGGCCCAACAACGAACGGCTCGCCGCCAAGCGGGTCAAGGTCTAGGATCTGAAGCCATCATGAGAGCAGCCGACAGCCATCAGACGACCCGGGTGCGCCGTAAGCGCATGACGGGCAAGGAGCGTCGGCAACAGCTTGTGGAGATCGGCCGGGAGCTGTTCGCCGAACGCGGGTTCGACGCGACCTCCGTAGAGGAGATCGCCGCACGGGCCGGTGTGTCCAAGCCCGTGGTCTATGAGCACTTCGGTGGCAAGGAGGGCATCTACGCCGTCGTCGTGGACCGGGAGATGCGCACGCTCCTGGACATGATGGGCGAGGCCCTCACCGCCGACAACGCACGGACCAAGATCGAGAAGGCGGCCCTGGCGCTGCTCCGGTACGTGGAGGAGAACACCGTCGGGTTCCGGGTGCTCACCCGCGACTCGCACGTGGCCTCCGCCTCCGGCAGCTTCGCGAGCCTTCTCAACGACATCGCCAGCCAGGTCGAGCACATCATGGTCGACGAGTTCGCCGACCGCGGCTACGATCCGGCGCTCGCGCCCATGTACGCCCAGGCGCTGGTGGGTATGTGGGCCCTGACGGGGCAGTGGTGGCTGGAGGTGCGCAGACCCAAGCGCGAGGTGGTCGCGGCCCACCTGGTCAACCTCGCCTGGAACGGACTGTCGAGCCTGGAGGCGCGGCCGAAGCTGCAGACCAAGGCACGCGGATCGGACTGAGCCGGCCCGAGCCGGTGACGGCGGGGGCGGTAGCGGGGGCGGTACACCTCGTACCGCCCCCGCTATCTTGATGTCAAGAGATATGCTGGGCCCATGCGCGATGAGGTGGATGGGCTGATCGAGGCGTGGCGCTCCCAACGCCCGGACGTGGACGTGTCACCGCTGGAGGTGTTCAGCCGGGTGTCCCGGCTTGCGCGCCATCTGGACCGCGCCCGCCGCACGGTGTTCACCGAGCACTCGCTGGAGACGTGGGAGTTCGACGTCCTGGCCGAACTGCGCCGCTCCGGCCCCCCGTACGAGCTCAGTCCCGGCCGCCTGCTCCGGGCCACCCTGGTGACCTCCGGGACGATGACCAACCGGGTGGACCGCCTGGCCGCCGCCGGCCTCGTCCGCCGCCGGCCCGACCCGGCCGACAAGCGCGGGGTGCTGGTGCGCCTCACCGACCAGGGCGCCGAACGGATCGACGCGGCTCTGGCCTCGCTCGTACGCTACGAGGAGTCGCTGCTGGCGCCGATGCCGGCCGACGACCGAGCACAGCTGGCATCGTTACTGAGATGCCTACTCGCTCCGCTCGACAGGGGTCCGGGCGATCCACAAGACTAGTTACTCAGCGGTATCCATCTCTCTCACCGGGACCCGCTGTCTGGGCGCGAACCACATTCCAGGCCTTGGTTGGAGAACACTGTGAGAATCCGGGGGATCGCGGCACTGGCCGCGGTGACCGTGGCCATGACGGGCTGCGGCGGCGACGACGGCGCGAGCGAATCGGCCGGCACGGAGCCGAACTACTACCTCTCCCTGGGCGACTC
This region includes:
- the pth gene encoding aminoacyl-tRNA hydrolase yields the protein MAETERWLVVGLGNPGPTYAGNRHNAGFMVVDALARAGNERWKSHKARAEVVETRLDGTPVVLAKPRTYMNLSGGPTAALSTFYKIPVERIVVVHDELDIDFGALKLKRGGGSGGHNGLKSLTASLGGPDYVRVRFGVGRPPGRMDAAAFVLRDFSSTERGELDLNVERAADAVRTVLTDGLDRAQNIFHTAA
- the glmU gene encoding bifunctional UDP-N-acetylglucosamine diphosphorylase/glucosamine-1-phosphate N-acetyltransferase GlmU — protein: MSVNRPAAVIVLAAGEGTRMKSKLPKVLHEINGRSMLGHVLSAARDLSPHYSVVVVGHAREQVRAHLAQAAPEALTAVQEEQNGTGHAVRMAVEDLASQGVKLTETVILTCGDTPLLRSETLAGLVAEHESEGNAVTVLSARVPDPHGYGRIVRDEHGSFTRIVEHADATPEQRGVDEINSGMYAFDGALLSSVVQRLSTDNAKGEEYITDAVALLRGDGHRVGAWVAQDWEEVQGVNDRVQLAEARRVLNERLLREHMRSGVTVVDPASTWVDAQVRIGRDAVIEPNSRLLGATVIGEDAHVGPGATLQDTVVGEGARVRETTADGAEIGPGATVGPYTYLRPGTRLAERAKAGAFVEVKNSNIGAGSKVPHLTYVGDADIGVGSNIGCSSVFVNYDGVDKHRSVIGDHVRLGSDNTFVAPVHVGDGAYSGAGTVIRDDVPPGALAVSEGNRQRNVEGWTRRKRPGTASAEAAEQAERHRADNEQ
- a CDS encoding DsbA family oxidoreductase — protein: MRIEIWADVVCPWAYIGKRRLERGLAAWEGEDVEVVWRPFRIDPTAPAGAEPLDELLRDPWVDAELRACAPHLTTEQNRTRVAELAAAEGLGPRWGAGWRVSSGQAHRLIALALREGGPRLQDAVVEGVLHAHFVAAEDIGSAAVLDRVAREAGFPEGGPLLSGDAGEREVRELLLRGRAIGVRTSPTFTVGGRALAGAQEGEAVLEFAAEAARAAERGPARMPEEVERLRLAESLLGAADPLGALTLLAPLLEEHSADRNVLRLAARCYARSAQLGRAERTLADLLAQEPGDAYAHRLMGSVLRRRGEGERAAPHLRLASAMAPEYD
- a CDS encoding ribose-phosphate diphosphokinase, yielding MSGMKATGQKQMMLFSGRTHPALADEVAKEMGIDVVPTRFDTFANGEIFVRYLESVRGSDAFVIQCHADPINEAIMEQLIMVDALKRASAKRITVVTPFFGYARQDKKHRGREPISARLMTDLFRTAGADRMMAVDLHTDQIQGFFDGPVDHLFALPILADHIASRVDLSEITVVSPDAGRVRTADKWADRLGAPLAIIHKRRDPDVANQVKVHEVVGQVEGRVCVLVDDMIDTGGTIVKAADALFEQGAAKVVVAATHGVLSGPAAERLQNSRISEVVITNSLPVPEERAFEKLTQLSIAPLVARAITEVFTDGSVTSLFE
- a CDS encoding 50S ribosomal protein L25/general stress protein Ctc, producing the protein MSEVRIAAEPRTEFGKGASRRARRAGKVPAVLYGHGTEPRHLNLPGHDLMLALKTPNVLIRLDGLDKDNLALPKSVQRDAIKGFLEHVDLLVVSKGEKVEVEINVTLTGEVKAPGVLNQELVTVTVEAEATHIPEGVEFSVEGLEVGANPTASELKLPEGTTLVTDPDSLLLTVSAPRVEEEPTEGAESTTETEAAAE
- a CDS encoding TetR/AcrR family transcriptional regulator; this encodes MRAADSHQTTRVRRKRMTGKERRQQLVEIGRELFAERGFDATSVEEIAARAGVSKPVVYEHFGGKEGIYAVVVDREMRTLLDMMGEALTADNARTKIEKAALALLRYVEENTVGFRVLTRDSHVASASGSFASLLNDIASQVEHIMVDEFADRGYDPALAPMYAQALVGMWALTGQWWLEVRRPKREVVAAHLVNLAWNGLSSLEARPKLQTKARGSD
- a CDS encoding MarR family winged helix-turn-helix transcriptional regulator — encoded protein: MRDEVDGLIEAWRSQRPDVDVSPLEVFSRVSRLARHLDRARRTVFTEHSLETWEFDVLAELRRSGPPYELSPGRLLRATLVTSGTMTNRVDRLAAAGLVRRRPDPADKRGVLVRLTDQGAERIDAALASLVRYEESLLAPMPADDRAQLASLLRCLLAPLDRGPGDPQD
- a CDS encoding TetR/AcrR family transcriptional regulator: MNPDDPRAQRTRDRLRAALRSLAAEHELRSLTIAAVAREAGVNRATVYQHYGDLDALVADTMESAAEHVARCADHCPLDLPSARPRPGEAPEGTAPADRTPAPLVDLFEHVAEQAVLYRRMLSDQGSARFAHMLRDRLTEVLAARFAQGARPPGFDDVPARLHAAYLAGALVGVVSDTVLADGAPEPQATAAATWRLLRG
- a CDS encoding acyl-CoA desaturase, whose amino-acid sequence is MTAAAEVPTTTARKREVIPEYEPEPRGKAERYTVFAFVFIPLIALLAAVPFFWGWGLSMTDIAIGVVFYLISGLGITVGFHRHFTHGSFKANRPLRIALAIAGSMAIEGSVIKWVADHRRHHKYADAEGDPHSPWRFGDDWKSVAKGLYYAHMAWMYLDEKKTSPRRFTPDLLKDKDVVLVDKLFLPIVLFSLGAPALIGGLVTMSWWGALTAFFWASLVRVALLHHVTWSINSICHTIGEENFEVRDRSRNVWWLAIPSFGESWHNLHHADPTCARHGVFKGQIDISARVIWAFEKFGWATKVRWPNNERLAAKRVKV